Proteins from a genomic interval of Desulfovibrio sp. TomC:
- a CDS encoding ribonucleoside triphosphate reductase yields the protein MSEPMEHGNLALFSDHPTTAQANGPLRTDQPAVAAVPSRIRKRDGQIVAFDVDKILSAVRRAGAATGEFGEDEAWLLTAQAVKVLSHRFIGQIPDIERIQDIVEQALVSANHFRTMRAYSVYREQRARLREDKKTVVDVATSINEYLDRQDWRVSANANQGYSLGGLILNVSGKVVANYWLSHVYPPEVGAAHRDGDVHIHDLDMLCGYCAGWSLRMLLTEGLNGVPGKVEAKPPKHLSSAVGQIVNFLGTLQNEWAGAQAFSSFDTYMAPFIRKDNLGYDEVRQCIQELIYNLNVPSRWGTQTPFTNLTFDWTCPEDLAKDHPIIGGQEMPFTYGDLQVEMDMINRAYIEVMTAGDAKGRVFTFPIPTYNITKDFPWESPNVDILFEMTAKYGLPYFQNFLNSDLTPNMVRSMCCRLQLDLRELLKRGNGLFGSAEQTGSVGVVTINCARLGFTHRGDEQGLLARLDALLEIARTSLEIKRKEITRRMDAGLFPYTKRYLGSLRNHFSTIGVNGINEMIRNFTGGADDLTTETGHAMAVRLLDHVRARMTEFQEQTGHLYNLEATPAEGTTYRFAREDKKRYPAILQAGTPEKPYYTNSSQLPVGFTDDPFEALSRQEELQRKYTGGTVLHLYMGERISSAEACKKLVQRALSGFALPYVTVTPTFSICDIHGYLDGEHVTCPTCAAEGREQACEIWTRVMGYYRPKSAFNVGKQGEYEDRICFSEPAGMDA from the coding sequence ATGTCCGAGCCGATGGAACACGGCAATCTGGCCCTTTTTTCTGATCACCCCACCACCGCCCAAGCCAATGGCCCCCTGCGGACCGATCAGCCGGCCGTTGCCGCCGTCCCCTCGCGCATCCGCAAACGCGACGGGCAGATCGTCGCCTTTGACGTGGACAAAATTCTCTCGGCCGTGCGCCGGGCCGGCGCGGCCACCGGCGAATTCGGCGAGGACGAAGCCTGGTTACTCACCGCCCAGGCCGTCAAAGTCCTTTCCCACCGCTTCATCGGCCAGATTCCGGACATCGAGCGCATCCAGGACATCGTGGAACAAGCCCTGGTCTCGGCCAACCATTTCCGCACCATGCGCGCCTACTCCGTCTACCGCGAACAGCGCGCCCGCCTGCGTGAAGACAAAAAGACCGTGGTGGACGTGGCCACGTCCATCAACGAATACCTCGACCGCCAGGATTGGCGCGTCTCGGCCAACGCCAACCAGGGCTATTCGCTTGGCGGCCTGATCTTAAACGTCTCGGGCAAGGTCGTGGCCAACTACTGGCTCTCCCACGTCTACCCGCCCGAAGTCGGCGCAGCCCACCGCGACGGCGACGTCCATATCCACGACCTCGACATGCTGTGCGGCTACTGCGCCGGCTGGTCGTTGCGCATGCTCCTGACCGAAGGCTTGAACGGCGTGCCCGGCAAGGTCGAAGCCAAGCCGCCCAAGCATCTCTCCAGCGCCGTGGGCCAGATCGTCAATTTCCTGGGCACGCTGCAAAACGAATGGGCCGGCGCCCAGGCCTTTAGCTCCTTTGACACCTACATGGCCCCCTTTATCCGCAAGGACAATCTCGGCTACGATGAAGTGCGTCAGTGCATCCAGGAGCTGATCTACAACCTGAACGTCCCCTCGCGCTGGGGCACCCAGACGCCCTTTACCAACCTGACCTTCGATTGGACCTGCCCTGAGGATCTGGCCAAGGATCATCCCATCATCGGCGGCCAAGAGATGCCGTTCACCTACGGCGACCTGCAAGTCGAGATGGACATGATCAACCGGGCCTATATCGAGGTCATGACCGCCGGCGACGCCAAAGGCCGGGTCTTCACCTTCCCCATCCCGACCTACAACATCACCAAGGATTTCCCCTGGGAATCACCCAACGTGGACATCCTGTTCGAAATGACGGCCAAGTACGGGCTGCCCTACTTCCAGAATTTCCTCAATTCCGACCTCACCCCCAACATGGTGCGGTCCATGTGCTGCCGGTTGCAGCTCGATCTGCGCGAACTCTTGAAGCGCGGCAACGGCCTGTTCGGCAGCGCCGAGCAGACCGGCTCGGTCGGCGTGGTCACCATCAACTGCGCCCGCCTGGGCTTCACCCATCGCGGCGATGAACAGGGCCTTCTCGCCCGCCTCGACGCCCTGTTGGAGATTGCCCGCACCAGCCTTGAGATCAAGCGCAAGGAAATCACCCGCCGCATGGACGCCGGGCTGTTCCCCTACACCAAGCGCTACCTCGGGTCGCTGCGCAACCACTTCTCGACCATCGGCGTCAACGGCATCAATGAAATGATCCGCAACTTTACCGGCGGTGCCGACGACCTGACCACCGAGACCGGCCACGCCATGGCCGTTCGCCTGCTCGACCACGTGCGCGCCCGCATGACCGAGTTCCAGGAGCAGACCGGCCACCTGTATAACCTCGAAGCCACGCCGGCCGAAGGCACCACCTACCGCTTCGCCCGCGAGGACAAAAAGCGCTACCCGGCCATCCTGCAAGCCGGCACGCCCGAAAAGCCGTACTACACCAATTCCTCCCAGCTGCCCGTCGGCTTCACCGACGACCCCTTCGAGGCCCTGTCCCGCCAGGAAGAGTTGCAGCGCAAATACACCGGCGGCACCGTGCTCCACCTCTACATGGGTGAGCGCATCTCCAGCGCCGAGGCCTGCAAAAAGCTCGTGCAGCGCGCCCTGTCCGGCTTCGCCCTGCCCTACGTCACCGTGACGCCGACGTTCTCCATCTGCGACATCCACGGCTACCTCGACGGCGAACACGTGACGTGCCCCACCTGCGCCGCTGAAGGCCGCGAACAGGCCTGCGAAATCTGGACCCGGGTCATGGGCTACTACCGCCCCAAATCGGCCTTTAACGTCGGCAAACAGGGCGAATACGAAGATAGAATTTGCTTTAGCGAGCCGGCTGGGATGGACGCGTAG
- a CDS encoding dihem cytochrome c, protein MPTRTILLQLALVAAMLLLPAFSTAGDHSGNGYRHGQAHDGPQRHGKRHNDDQSAGFTENSAYVASCGGCHLAYAPQLLPRASWERLLSRLDDHFGSAAALSDQEKSVVSDYLLANSADVTSMKLGRRITHSLSGTTPARITDIPYILHKHRSLSTEVLARKSVNSLANCVACHPGAASARFDDDQVAIPAP, encoded by the coding sequence ATGCCAACCAGAACCATCCTGCTCCAACTGGCCTTGGTCGCCGCCATGCTCCTGCTGCCAGCCTTCTCCACGGCCGGCGATCACTCCGGGAACGGCTATCGACACGGGCAAGCGCACGATGGGCCGCAGCGGCACGGCAAGCGCCACAATGACGACCAAAGCGCAGGCTTTACGGAAAACAGCGCCTACGTCGCCTCTTGCGGCGGCTGCCACCTCGCCTACGCGCCGCAACTCCTGCCGCGTGCGTCCTGGGAACGACTTCTCTCCCGGTTAGACGACCACTTCGGCAGTGCAGCGGCCCTGTCGGACCAGGAAAAAAGCGTCGTGTCCGACTATCTGCTGGCCAACTCAGCCGACGTGACCTCCATGAAGCTCGGCCGGCGCATCACCCACAGCCTAAGCGGCACCACGCCGGCCAGGATCACCGACATCCCCTACATTCTCCACAAGCATCGTAGCCTTTCGACCGAGGTCCTGGCCCGCAAGAGCGTCAATTCCCTGGCCAACTGCGTCGCCTGCCATCCCGGGGCGGCGAGCGCCCGGTTTGACGACGATCAGGTCGCCATCCCCGCGCCGTAA